A single genomic interval of Daucus carota subsp. sativus chromosome 1, DH1 v3.0, whole genome shotgun sequence harbors:
- the LOC108197779 gene encoding uncharacterized protein LOC108197779, with the protein MDKFQDQAAISCELSVIRARNADLIPTGSSFFVRCYMSAGNKNRVRFQSREVSSSNMVWNQSFSLDCFGTKESMRSMLLEGTVIFELRCRSGISFFGRTRKSQLLGKAEVPWKTVLESSTMDVEKWVVMETGKRLPDGVKPPAVQIGMKVDGAVIPVATKAVKQRKSCGDGCQCKSCLNCELFALDGALEFSC; encoded by the coding sequence ATGGATAAATTTCAAGATCAAGCAGCTATTAGCTGTGAGCTAAGTGTCATCAGAGCTAGAAATGCCGATCTTATTCCCACAGGAAGCAGCTTTTTCGTAAGATGCTACATGTCAGCAGGAAACAAGAACAGAGTCCGATTCCAGAGCCGAGAAGTGTCATCTTCAAATATGGTGTGGAACCAGTCTTTCTCCTTAGATTGTTTTGGAACCAAAGAGTCTATGAGGAGCATGCTATTAGAAGGAACTGTGATTTTTGAACTTAGATGCAGGAGCGGAATTTCATTCTTTGGAAGAACCCGAAAGTCACAGCTCTTGGGGAAGGCCGAAGTTCCTTGGAAAACTGTTTTGGAATCGTCGACGATGGATGTTGAGAAATGGGTTGTGATGGAAACGGGGAAGAGGTTGCCTGATGGTGTGAAGCCTCCTGCTGTGCAGATTGGAATGAAAGTTGACGGAGCTGTTATACCAGTTGCAACAAAGGCTGTGAAACAGAGGAAGAGTTGCGGTGATGGATGTCAGTGTAAAAGTTGTTTAAATTGTGAACTTTTTGCACTGGATGGTGCTTTGGAGTTCTCTTGTTAG